AAAAAGACAGAACATAACTTTATCGATTGTACTTACAATGACTTGCGTCCGGGCGATGTTATCGCGTTACGTGCGGGCGATATGATACCCATGGATGGTTGGTTATGGGAGCAATCAGATGAAACCCCTCCTTCTGCTGTAGTATTGGATGTGTCAAGGGTAGAAGGGGCATTGCTACATCGTTCTTGTGCTGGCGATGATCCTGTTATGGCCGGAATGGTGGCCCTCACTCCTTGTCTTATGCGCATAGGGCTTGGGCAGGCAGTGCAATTTTGCACGGTCAAACCGAACACATCTGGCGTTATTGAGCCTCTTCGTGTCTATGTTGAAGATGAGCATTTGATGGTGAGTGTTTGGTCGTCCTTGATGAGTAAGCGCATTGATTTTAAGTTGTCGTCCTCTGATTTGACTGATATCAGAGGGATCCAATATGCTTCTATGATTCATGATGCTTTGCGATGGGATACCACAAAACATTTATCAGTAGCTGCTCAACAACAACTAGCGAGAGCGATTTTAAATCACGCTCATGAACATAGATTTACGGTCACCTCTTCGTATTTAGAGCAATTGGATAAAGACTTGAAGCATTCGGCTTTGACCAAAGCGCCTATTTGGCAGCAAACCGATAGGATGCTGCAGTATTTTGTTCCGGGCGTTATCGCCGTGGCTATGCTGACAGGCCTTGTGTTGGCGGTCTTTTTCCCACCGATGGTAGCGGTACAAGCGGTGATTACGATTTTGGTTTCGGCTTGTCCCTGTACGCTCGGGCTTATCATTCCTTTAGTGATGGATTTGGGTAGAGAAAAAGGCAAATTGGAAGGTATAGAGTTTTCTCATAGTGGTGTGATCGAAGCCTTGTCTAAAACGACTGCGGTGGTTTTTGATTTGCATGGAACCTTGACCCAAGGCAAGTCTACTTTGGATATTCAATATGACGATGGGGTGTTAGATAAACATCAAGTGATGAGGTATCTTGCTGAGTTAGAGCGTGGTTCTAGCCATCCTATGGGCTTAGCTATTTTTTCTAAAATTGAAGGAAATGCCTTGCTTGCTCAGTCCTCTTTGCAGATGAAACCGGAGGAGGTGTTGCATGAACGAGACGGTGTTAGGGCCTATATTGCAGGGAGTCATTATTTGTTAGGTAATGGTGATATGTTGCAGCGTTTTGGTATTGATATGCCAAATAGGCAACCTGGCACGACTTATTTTGTAGTTCAAGAGGGGAGTGCTTATCAACGATTGGCTACGATAACCAATGATGATCCCTTGAGAGCGGATGCGGCACAAGCATTGTTTGAATTCAAACGACGTCAAATACCGGTGTATTGGAGTAC
This bacterium DNA region includes the following protein-coding sequences:
- a CDS encoding HAD-IC family P-type ATPase, translated to KKTEHNFIDCTYNDLRPGDVIALRAGDMIPMDGWLWEQSDETPPSAVVLDVSRVEGALLHRSCAGDDPVMAGMVALTPCLMRIGLGQAVQFCTVKPNTSGVIEPLRVYVEDEHLMVSVWSSLMSKRIDFKLSSSDLTDIRGIQYASMIHDALRWDTTKHLSVAAQQQLARAILNHAHEHRFTVTSSYLEQLDKDLKHSALTKAPIWQQTDRMLQYFVPGVIAVAMLTGLVLAVFFPPMVAVQAVITILVSACPCTLGLIIPLVMDLGREKGKLEGIEFSHSGVIEALSKTTAVVFDLHGTLTQGKSTLDIQYDDGVLDKHQVMRYLAELERGSSHPMGLAIFSKIEGNALLAQSSLQMKPEEVLHERDGVRAYIAGSHYLLGNGDMLQRFGIDMPNRQPGTTYFVVQEGSAYQRLATITNDDPLRADAAQALFEFKRRQIPVYWSTGGDKLTADFYAKQVGMEVSHIYSGLFGIEHADKKSKVSVVRALKEQGHSVLMIGDGVNDVLAMEASDVSMVMTHAFGDKGAQYKAQVRIMNGQVMSAVKARDIAEQAMNNMRENLWGSLAYNLVAVSLTLIGLLAFGVVLHPGIGAALMVLQICFIIFHAYGFKHKPLPPSTFLETQGMFALSTKTSHHEVARSLESDGQMSLVSVR